The following are from one region of the Brienomyrus brachyistius isolate T26 chromosome 13, BBRACH_0.4, whole genome shotgun sequence genome:
- the LOC125705926 gene encoding rhombotin-1 — protein sequence MVLDKEEGVPMLSVQPKGKQKGCAGCNRKIKDRYLLKALDKYWHEDCLKCACCDCRLGEVGSTLYTKANLILCRRDYLRLFGTTGNCAACSKLIPAFEMVMRARDNVYHLDCFACQLCNQRFCVGDKFFLKNNMILCQMDYEEGQLNGTFEAQVQ from the exons GAGTGCCCATGCTCTCCGTGCAGCCCAAGGGCAAGCAGAAGGGTTGTGCCGGCTGCAACCGCAAGATCAAGGACCGCTACCTGCTCAAGGCCCTGGACAAATATTGGCACGAGGACTGTCTAAAGTGTGCCTGCTGCGACTGCCGCCTGGGGGAGGTGGGCTCCACCCTCTACACGAAGGCCAACCTCATCCTGTGTCGCAGGGACTATTTAAg GCTCTTTGGGACGACGGGGAACTGCGCCGCCTGCAGCAAACTCATCCCCGCCTTTGAAATGGTGATGAGAGCCAGAGATAATGTTTACCATTTGGACTGTTTCGCCTGTCAGCTTTGTAACCAGAG GTTTTGCGTTGGGGACAAGTTCTTCCTGAAGAACAACATGATTCTGTGTCAGATGGACTATGAGGAAGGACAGCTGAACGGGACCTTTGAGGCGCAGGTCCAATag